In the genome of Cynocephalus volans isolate mCynVol1 chromosome 10, mCynVol1.pri, whole genome shotgun sequence, the window agggcctgGGCCAGTATCTCACCGGGTTGTAGGTGGGCTGGTAGCCTGGTGGAGGGACAAAGGCCATCTCGAGAGGCTGGACTGGTGGCTCGTCCTGTGAGAAGAGCTGCAGGAGTGGGAAATGGTGGCAGATGGCAGGTGGTGGGTGGCTCTTATACCTGAGGGGAAGGGAGTGGCTGGCAGGGGAGAGTCCACGGGGTCCCTCTTCTGGGGATCCCAGGCTCACGTCTTCTCCTAGAGCACACCCTAGTCTCCCTTCTCTTACCAGACTCGCTGGTGACCAGCCAGGACCAAATCATCTGGGTCCCCTCCCCTAGGCCCTCTTGCAAAGAGGAAGAGCTAGTGAACTTCGGCCCTGCTGGAGCCTTATCTGAGTCCATAAAACCCTGCCCAGACCTCTGTTGGCAGAGGGAGGGTGAGGCCAGGCAGgttgggcagggcagggcagggctgcaggAGTGGTCCAGGACAGCTGGGTAGTGGAAGCAGGAGAAAGCAGGGAGGAGCTGGAAGTTCTTGACTCTCCCAGGAATGGTGGAAGGGCCTCAATTTATTGCATGCTCCCTGCACATCTTTGCAATGTACAATATATTGTATGTAGAGTGGTTTAAAGCACTAGTGTCCAGAGCCAGAagttctgggttcaaatcctgcctctgccacttcctggctatgtgatcttgggtCAGCAGCTTACCCTCAAATTACACATTTGCCCATCTGTACGATGGGGGTAGTAAGAGTATCAACCTCACAGCGTCCTTGAAAGGAATCACTAAGTTAATAAATGCTCAGGACAGGGCTTGGTATATAGAAGCACTAACTTAACGCTGTGTCTCTTGTACTCATTCCAAATATAAACCCAGGAGGTTGGGATTATACATGGATAAGAAAACCTAAAGCTTAAAGAAATGAGGCAACTGGCTGAAAACTGAGTAGCAGTGGAACCCCAGCCAGATTCCAGCACGGGATCCCACTATCCTGGGCAAGAGAGGTCCAGGCAGGTGAGCACCACCCCCACCCGGGAGCAAGCAGGGGGACTGCAGGTGGCCTTTCAGCCCAGCGGGAACGAGCAACTTTTGCTCTGTTCCGTCCCTCCCAGACTTTCTATTGGTCTCACCTGTCCAAGGCTAGGCTGAATGGTCATCATCAGCATGCCACCCGCTCCCATGGACTAAGTCTCTATCTCCAACCCTCACAACTGTGGTCCTTGCAGCCCCTGGGTGCATTTTAGCCCCCTTCCCCTCCAATAAGCCTACCAGgttttttttatattgctttattGTTCATAGGCTGAAGATAAGGCCTTGGGCTTCAGGAAATCAATGTCATTAATTTATAAACTAGGAGACTACGGGAGAAGGCACCAAGACGACCAGCTTCACCAATCCTCCCTCTCTGCCGATGAGGACACATGGGCATGAGGCGGGACAAAGCCAGCCCCAAGCCAGCGCCTGGGACACCAGGGCTCTCAGAGCTTGGAGAAGGTGACGCTTTTCAGTTCCTTCTTCTCCATTGTGGCCTGGACAGACTTAACGATGTCCTTGGTTTGCAGCATGCTCATATTCCAGGTTGCCTGCATAAAGAGGGCCGGGGGTGTTGAAAAGGGTAGGGAGGACTAGCAGTGCACCAATGCCAGGACAAGGCCCAAGATGGGCCTCTGAGCCCCCCAGGTCACTCTGGGATCAGAGAAGGGTCGCGACTGGTCGGAGGAAGCGGCTTACCACGTAGTTGAGACTTTCGGCCACTGAATGGTCACGGGAGTAGAGCAAGTTGACTTTGGTACTCTGCACCGCCACCGGGCTCTTGCTGGAGATCTCAGCCGCCAGGGCAAAGGCCGCGTCAAGCATGACCTCCTTGTCTGGGAACACCCGGCTGCGAGGAAAGGGATTGGGCATCAGGCAGCTGAGAAGggctctctcccctctctcctacAGGTGAAGAAGCGGCCACTCACAGTAGAAGGCAGAGGACCCCAGCGAAACAGCCTAATCAGAGCAGGGAGCTGACTCCCGAACAAAGAAATGACCACTCAGAGAAAAGACGCTACTTGGAATCCCTGGGCAAGGATGCTAGGGCACCCACAGAGCCCCCGCCAGGCCTTGCTGCCCCAAAGCACTTAACCACCATGGCCTCAGCCCCTACCTGACCAGCCCGCTGCCCAGGGCCTCATCAGCCATCATCTTGCGGGCGGTAAAGGCCAGCTCACGGACAAGGCTGCGAGAGGGGAAGGCGCACCAGAGTCTACTGTCACCCTGGGTCTGGAAGATGCCCTGCAGTCCCCTCCCACAGgctcccctccctgccacccaCCCACCTCTGGTTCCCGATGACCTTGGGCAGTCGCTGCAGTGTTCCTACATCAGCAGCCAAACCCACGTCCACCTCCTGCGGGGAGCAATCATGTCAGTGTTTGATTTCTGCCCACTATTGCTGCCCGTGCAACCTCCATGTCAATGAAATCTTGCATTTACTGCAGGGGTCCCACCCCCATCTCAGTGACTCCCTCCAAACACCCCATTCCATTCCCACCATCATGCTTTTATCCACGTAGATTCCTTCAGTCTCAAACAGAGCCCACCttccagctcctctgccctcccaaCCCTCAGGGCCAGTCATGTCTGTCTCCAGAGGGAGGCCGTCCTTAGCCTGACCCACCCGACCCTTTTACTGCATGCATGGGCTCTaccctgcctcccaccctctccAGCATGACCCCAGCAGCAACCCCAGTCTCTGGCATTGCCagcctcatccccacccccacacctttACTTGCTCATGGCCTCACCTGGACCATCTGTCCTCGACTTCCTCCACAGCTGAGCCTTCCTTTGTAAGGTTCAGCTCTAACTCTTTCATGAAGCCCTCAGAGCTCACTGCAGGCCCCTCAACCCCACTGGCCTGTACTGTCCCTTCTCTGCCCCAGCTCTGCTACTCATGGCACAGCTCTAGGCAGGACTTGAGGAGGCAGGAGCTTAGGAACTCACCTTCACCTGGAAGTAAGCATCCTGGGCACAGTAGCGGATATCACAGGCGGTGATGAGATCCACACCTgggaggtggaggccagggacactGAACAACCACAGGAACCAGCCCCTCCTCCCAGGACATGGGGTTGCATCTTGAGACAAAGTCTAACTGGCAACAGAGCTGAGTCTGGAGGTCACTAGCTGAGGTGGAAGGGCAGCGGCCCAGCTAAGGGgagtggcctgggtggggggtgggtggctgCAGACTCACCTCCACCAATGCAGCCCCCATGGATAGCAGCAATCACAGGCTTGGGGCACTGAAGGAACACAGGAGGGGTACAGTCAGGGCTGGCCCAGGGGAAATGGGCAGAGGGGATGCCCTTCAGCCTTCCAGAGTCACCTTCTCAATGACGCTGAAGGTCTCCTGGTATCTGGTGATGAGCTTACAAAGTTTCCAGCTGATGCGGGCCGCGTCATCTCCTTGGGGCTGCAGGAGGTTTGAAGCCACGTCCAGGAAGTCGATACCTGGCGAGGAGGCATGAGGGGGCTCAGTTGGCTTCCCAGGCCCCATTGCCTGGGGTCAGAACTCAGGTGCAGTAGCTTCGAACCTTCAAGCCACCGCAGTGGAGAAAGCAACAACTCACACAGGACTTAGTGAGGGGCCGCATGTAAGgcgtaaaataaatgaaagctacCATTCACTGAGCCATTCCTcacttaaccctcacaacaaccccgTGAGGTAGGTCCTATTTCCATTTTACCGATGGataaaccgaggcacagagaggctaagcaCTCGCCCAACGTCACAGTGGCTTGTAAGCAGTGGAACTGGGATGTTTGACCCCGGAACCATGCAGAGGGCTTCAGGGGCTGGGCTCTTCCCCATTACACCAGATGGCCTAGGAGTCAGGGTTTGTGGCTTCAGCAATGGAATGTTTCCTGGGATGGGAAGACCAGGATGGGCCAACTTTTGTGGCTCCCACTTCAAGATAATCCCAATCAGACCTTGCCTCCATTAGCCAATCTCCATAATCCCCATGGTGTCACCCCTGCTCCCAGCCCCATCCCCACAGTCTGTTCCCCACATGTAGCCAGAGGGAGCTTGTGAACACGAGTCAGGTCAGGGCCCtggcttcctccctccctcttcaccTAATTAGAATCAGACTCAAAGTCCTTTCCGTGACCTTCCCAGCCCTGCATGACCATCATCTCTGACCTATGGACACACTGACTTCCAAGAGTACCAGCACCACACACATTCCCTCCCAGGGCCTTTGTGcctgctgcttcctctgcctaCAACCGTCCCTCCTCCTTTGATGGCCACAAGACTGATGCCATTGCTTTGTTCATGCCACAGCTCAAAggtcacctccccagagaggcctgccCCAGCCACCCTAGCCGAACAGCAGTCCACCACCCTGTGCTCCTGACTCTGCCTTGTCCCCTTCGCTGCCCATCTTGCTATCACAGAACTTTGTGTTGAGCTGCTTGACGGCCTGTCTTCCTTTCTAGGATGCGAGCCCCATGAACACAGGAGTTTGGGTCTTTTTGCCCACCGCTGTATCCCCAGTGCttggaacagggcctggcacacagtagctgCTCAGTAAGTGAACAATACAGACAACATCCCTGCCCACATGGGGAGacaagtaaataagaaaatatattttgtcacGTGGTGGTGAGTGCTCAAAATTAAAGGAGGGAAGTGGAAGggagggcgtgtgtgtgtgtgtgcgcgtgtgctgTGAGGGCTGCTGCAGTGTTAAATCACCCTCTCACTgaagtgacatttgagtaaagacctgaaggagaagagagagggagccATAGGGACATCTGGGGTAAGAGAGTTCCAAATGTtaggaacagccagtgcaaaggccctgtgtaAGGAATGCACCTGATGGGTGAGAGCACCATGGGAGAGGCCGCAGAGTGAGCCAGAGGGAGAGCAGGAAGAGGCCAGGCTGGAGGGGTGATGGGGGCAGATTGTGTGGGGCCTCCTGGGCCACGGGGAGGGCTCCgacttttactctgagtgagatggaGCCACGAGAGAGTTCTGAGCAGCATCATCCTTCACTTTCTTCCTCCTACGGTTGATCATTCTCATCCTTTTGCCTGTCCCCTGATCAATGCCTTTTGACACACCTGAAAAATCATTCCCACATTTGGCTACATCCTTGACTCTCTGAGGCTTCACTGTTTAAATAAGTGAGACCGGAGGAGTGTTGGCTCAAGATAGAGCTGATCTGTGCAAGTTAAGTATGTGTAAGACAGGACTCCCCTCTGTGACATTACCAGGTCACCTCATCCTCTGGGCCTGGGATTTCTTCTCTGTAAACTGATGAAAAGCCCTCCCAAAAGCTGATGGGGCTGCAAGGATTCAAGGAGATGGAGCCCCACAGGCACTTTGAGAGGTGCCTGCTATGAAATGGCATCGCAACAGTTACGATTAATATATACTCCATTTCAGGGGAGGCCAGCACCACCTGGATCAGCCCGCTGACAACGTCTGAGAAGCTCCTGTGACTCAACAGGAGCTCTGCTTACTCCCGGAACAAGCCCAGCTTGGCATCTTGCAACACCTCCCTTCACTGGCTTTTCTGGTTTACTTGCCCTACCCGGACCTACAGACCCTGGCGTTTGCAACCTCTGCAAATAAAGGGCCCCAGACCATAGGACAAGGTGTCCCCTCAAAAGTAAGAACTAATCATTACAGAGAAGTTCCCTTTTTCCCCTGTAAACCTGACTGTTCTAAATATCGTTCGTAAACATAATACTGTTATTCATAATCATAAATAATAGCTGCATCAATTAGTGTTTTacatattaacccatttaatcttcatagcaacCTGATGAGGTAGTGCTAACCTtatttccatttccttcagatgAGTAAACGGCAGCACAGAGAGGGTGAAGGACAGCAAGGTGGCGGAGGTGGGAGGTGCGTGGGGCCTGAGACCAGAGCCTTTGCTTTAACCAGCGTGCCAGCTACCTGGGTTACAGTCACTTAGCACTTAAGAGCGAGAACTCTATAGGCAGACAGCCTGAGTTCAAAactcccagctctgtcactaacCAGCTGTGAGAACTGGGCaagtttcttcctctctctgggtCTGTTTCCTCACGTTTAAAATGGAGATCATAATAGAACCTGTCTTGTAAGGCTGTGATTAGAATTCATTAATATGTTTTAAAGTGCTTAATATAAGGCCTGGCACTCCATGAGTGCTGAATAAAgtgtgtctttttgttttgttttgttttttaaatgagtagTTCCACTGTATCATTGGGTCACTGTGGGACCCTGAGTTTCTTCTTTCTGGACTTCAGAGTCTTACTACTGAAAACAGGATGAAACAGGCACAACTGGCTGGGAGCTGAAAGATGAGGCACAGCGCAGGTGAACCTCATCTTTCTCTCCTCAGACACGAGCTCTATGAGGTCCTATCAGGAACAGGGCCCCCCTGTTTCCATGGCACCCAGGAGGGGCTCTGGCACTGGACTGGCCTCAttgaatattcattgaatgaataaatgaatgaaaggagaGACAGTGAGGTGTAGACAGAAAACAAGGGGCATGCGAGGATGTTAACagaggaaacaaagaaacagattGTTTACTGTCTTCCCCACTGAGGTGggaactccatgaaggcagggcctGGGACTGTCTCAGTCACCACCAGGTCCCCAGCACTGGGCTGGCCCTGGGCAGAAATCAGTGTATGTGACATTTCACTTCTGGTACGGTCCTAAAGGACCGACCCTCCCACAGATGACGACCACATGCTGAACAAGGTAGAAACAACTAACTGATTCTGAAGGGAGTTACTACTTAGAAGAAGGAACTGGCCCAAAGTTAcctatttttaaagcttttagcCAGAGGGCAGGCTGAAGCTGTACTTTAAGAACCATAAGACAGTCCAGGGTGGCCATAGCTATTGGAAAGTGAGGGGGGAAATTCCAGAAAGAGGAAATCCAGAGAGGGGAGCCCCCACGCATGCAGCCCAACACAAGATTTAAAAACTAATTCCATCTAAGCTGCTTAAACAGGAAATTCAACACTCTTTGGAGTTATATAATAGAATCCAGAGTTTCCACAACATCTTATTCCTATATCTCAATATCCAGGATACAATCCAAACTTAcctaaaatacaaagaaacaggaaagtgagAGCCATTTTTGAGTTAAAACATAATAAACAGAGACTGACTTCAAGATAACCCAGATGTCAGAATTAGGAGACAAgaattctatttattcatttatttatttactggtggctggccagtacagggatccaaacccttgatcttggtgttacaacacagagctctaaccaactgagctaaccagctagatgaggagacaaggattttaaagcagccatttTATAATGTCTATGCTCAGTGGCACATATGCTGAttacaaataaaaagatatgatacatcagcagagaaatgggaaatataaaaataaaaccaaagggaAATTTGAGAACCGAAAACTAcgatatctaaaattaaaaatcactggatggcttggtagagcatggtgctgataataccaacatcaagggtttggtTGTCTGTACAGAGAagccaccaaaattaaaaaaaaaaaaaaaaccagtggaTGAgcgccggcccgtggctcactcgggagagcgtggtgctgataacaccaagtcaagggttaagatccccttaccagtcatctttaaaaaaaaaaaaaaaaatcagtggatgGGCTCAAAAGCAGAATAGAGATGGCAGAATAGTCAGTAACTCTGATCAATGGAAATGACCCAATGTGAAAAACACATCTGTGGGACAATCAAAAGATCTAACAAACACGTAATGGGAAATCAGTTCATGTGTGTTGAGTAAGTACATGAAAGCATGTTATTATTATAACACACTTGCTGACACAGCAATAGACTCTGAGAGGTTAAATGCTTTGTTCACGGTCACAGATCCAGGATGGAAGCCCAGACTTCAGAGCCCATGATACTGTAATACTCTATTGGACTAATTTCTATATTTGAATTAGgcctttaaaaaatgataaaagtggAAGTTAGAAGCTGCTTAAAACCCTAATTAAGAAGCACTGCCTATTGCGGGGAGCAGGGAAGCCTGGAGGGGGTGGGTGTGAAGAGCACCTAGTACCTGCAGTGAACATTTTTCCTGCACCAGAGATCACCACGGCCCGGCAGTTGGTGTCTTGAGCGATCTTGTTAAAGCACTCCACCATCTCGCTGTGGGGGAGCAAGGAGTGAAGGGCTATATCTGGGGTGGAAAACCTCTGCTCTCATGTCTATCTGTCCCCCCCGCTCCACCCCTGTCTAGTCCCGCAGTGCCCTCCTCCTCCTGCATGCAGTTCTCCAGGACCTGTAGGCCAGACCTCCAGAAGGCCTTGTTCATGGCATTCCTCTTGTCAGGCCGGTTTAGCTGCACATGCAAAACGTGTTTCTGGACAGGTATCACCAGAAGGGACTCATAGTTGTGATCTAGGGCTGTTGTGGAGGCCTCATCTGGTGCAGAGGAACCCATGGGGCGAAGGCTAAGGCGGAGacctgggtgggtgggtgtcaTCAGtcctggggagaaaaaggaaggaagagcctTTGATGACTCCAGAATGGGGACACAGCACCTCCAAGAGCAGAGTCACTTTAGTGACTCTAGATTGGGGAACAATGGCCCCTCAGGAATCTGAGTTTGTTAGGATACAGACTCTAAGATACGGGTGCACTTATCAGTGGCTTCAGTTGGAGGACTACTTCAGATCCTGATCATGGGACTGACCGAAGACTGGGGACACTGGGCCCTCAGTGAGCCCAGATTGTTAAGGCACAGGCCTATAGAATTTGAGAGCACATGGATCCCTGAGTTTAGCGGGCTCAGAATGTCCATGACCCGATAgccttccccattttacagccGCTATGAGAGCACGACAGAGCGACAGACCCCAACAGGTTAAGAGATGACTCACGCCGCGTCAGCAGATCGCGAAATCTGCGAGAAACCGCCGCAGCCATTGGGACTGAGCCGTGGGAGTGACACGACAGGAGGAAGCCCAAGGGGAGGAAACGGAAGGTCGCCATGTTGGGCGAGGGCACCGAAGCTGCAGCCTGACCAATAATGACGCTCTCCTTCCCGCCATCTTTACTAAGGGCAAACGGAAGACGCGTCATCGGTTCGCCTGCGCAAACATGGACCCTTTGCCTAAGTAGCAACCTGAAGCTGCTGCTGTAAGTTTCTATATAAAGTTCATCACAGCGCCATTTCAAAATGGTGGGAAAATTGGATAGCAGAAATGTCCAAGGACATAATGGCAGCGGAGTAACTGCAGCCCTGCAAGTTTGTAATCATGCATATATATCAcgttaactaaaaaaaaaaaaaattattcagtacCGTTTAGCCACGGAAGGGAAAGAGTACAGACAGGCCAATATTCAGCGCTGACTGTACATTTGGATTCCCACGCCACCACAAGGTCGTACTATTTCCTACTGCATACACAGGCTCAGGGATGGGAAGTCACTAGTTAAGGTAGCTGGGCCTGAGGAGTACTGAAGTAGGATTAGGCGGCTCCAAAGTCCATGTTCTCAAATAAAACCCTTTGGGAATAGCTAGTTAACCAAGAGCATAAAAAAGTACTGTAAAACTGCTTAAGTATGCTCCTTAGGGAGATGTGCCAAGGTGGTGAACAGATGTCCGGGCCAATGGGATTGTAGCGAATCTCTTTTCTGCTTAATGAATATGTCTCTTATTTGGTCAGACTAGATAGGCAAGCTCTTTTCCAAGATAAAATCAGCAACCATCCATTAACAGAGAACCTTAAATCTCCTATGCAGATACCAAGATGTGAGAAAAAATGTTAAGACGTAGAACATTTAGTATGATCCTTTGGTGTAAAACAGATAGTTGTACATGTCTGTGTATGTGCTGAATACGATATATGTATATCTCCATAAAGAGATATACATATACCACTAGAAGTTTCAAACTGCTAACAGAATGAAACTGGATGCTAGCACACAGATTAGAAAAATTCACTTTTTATCTCCTTGATgggcttaaaaacaacaaacccTAGTTGATTTAATTATGGCTACAAGGTGACTGTAGTTTCGCCTTGTCCAGAGGTTCTTTTGCTTCCCCTGGTGAAGCAGTTTGTTCATTTGATAAATGATGCCACATGACTTCAgtagatgttatatttttaacacaATATTAAGAGTTTAAAAACTTCACAGTACACTCCCAAAGTGGGTTCTTTGtcaagcacacacacatgaacTCCAAGGCACAGTACTTGTGATCTGCTCCTGCAGGTGACCTCCTGCCTACAGCATGAATCAAGGTCATTAAAACCAGGCTCCTTCTCAGTTGTACCCCCACTGCAAGCCAtcttcacaggttcacagctacAAGTGGggagtgtctctcctatgttgcAATTATATATATCgtttaacccagcaattccactgctaggaattTACCTCCAGATTAATATCAAGGAAATTGGCTCAGATATTTGTAtattaccagccagctgccgagggagaaaaaaaaagacatttgtaTAAGGACATGCTTTGTAGCAGTTTACTGTAGAAAAAAAGACGTGGAAATTATCTTTGAGACcaggttaagtaaattatgacaCAT includes:
- the ECH1 gene encoding delta(3,5)-Delta(2,4)-dienoyl-CoA isomerase, mitochondrial isoform X2 codes for the protein MTPTHPGLRLSLRPMGSSAPDEASTTALDHNYESLLVIPVQKHVLHVQLNRPDKRNAMNKAFWSEMVECFNKIAQDTNCRAVVISGAGKMFTAGIDFLDVASNLLQPQGDDAARISWKLCKLITRYQETFSVIEKCPKPVIAAIHGGCIGGGVDLITACDIRYCAQDAYFQVKEVDVGLAADVGTLQRLPKVIGNQSLVRELAFTARKMMADEALGSGLVSRVFPDKEVMLDAAFALAAEISSKSPVAVQSTKVNLLYSRDHSVAESLNYVATWNMSMLQTKDIVKSVQATMEKKELKSVTFSKL
- the ECH1 gene encoding delta(3,5)-Delta(2,4)-dienoyl-CoA isomerase, mitochondrial isoform X1, with translation MATFRFLPLGFLLSCHSHGSVPMAAAVSRRFRDLLTRRLMTPTHPGLRLSLRPMGSSAPDEASTTALDHNYESLLVIPVQKHVLHVQLNRPDKRNAMNKAFWSEMVECFNKIAQDTNCRAVVISGAGKMFTAGIDFLDVASNLLQPQGDDAARISWKLCKLITRYQETFSVIEKCPKPVIAAIHGGCIGGGVDLITACDIRYCAQDAYFQVKEVDVGLAADVGTLQRLPKVIGNQSLVRELAFTARKMMADEALGSGLVSRVFPDKEVMLDAAFALAAEISSKSPVAVQSTKVNLLYSRDHSVAESLNYVATWNMSMLQTKDIVKSVQATMEKKELKSVTFSKL